Below is a window of Ralstonia nicotianae DNA.
ATGGCGTTGAGCACGCGGGTGGCCGCCTGCTCGGTCATGTTGGCGATGTAGTTCAGGCGGTCGCGCGCGTCGGGAATGGCCGAGGCCGCCTTCTCCACGCCCTTGTCCAGGCCCAGCTCGCGCATGCTCTCGTGCAGCATGCGGGTCAGGTGCCCGATCCGCTGCAGCATGTCGGGCATCCCTTCCGGTGCAGCAGCCGTCTTGTCGGCGCCTGCGCGGGCGCCGTCGCTCATCTCGCTCATTACGCCCCCTTTTCGATCTTCTCGAAGATCTTGCCCAGCTTTTCGTCCAGCGTGGCCGCGGTGAACGGCTTCACCACGTAGCCGTTGGCGCCGGCCTGGGCGGCCGCGATGATGTTCTCCTTCTTGGCCTCGGCCGTCACCATCAGCACCGGCAGCTTGTTGATGCCGGGGTTGGGATCGGCACGGATGCCCTGCAGCATCTGCAGGCCATCCATGTTGGGCATGTTCCAGTCCGAAATCACAAAATCGAACCGGCCTTCCTTGACCTTGGCCAGGCCGGCGGCACCGTCCTCGGCCTCGTCGACGTTGGCGAAACCGAGCTCTTTGAGCAGGTTACGCACGATCCGGCGCATCGTCGGGAAATCATCGACGACGAGGAATCGGTACTGGCTCTTGTCCATGGACACAATCTCCGCAAACTAACTGAAATGGGGGGTTTTCGGCATACCTGGCAGTCTTATCGGCCCACAGCCCCGATTCTTGAGCGCGGCCCGCCTGGCGTGTGCCACCGGGTGCGCGCGGGGCCATCCGGGCGCCCGACCGCTGCGCCCGCGACCACGCTGTCGGCAACGCGCTTACACGCGGGTCACCCGGCCATGCGCCGACAGCCTGGCCAGCACGTGCGGCCCGATCTGGTGCAGCGGCAGGATTTCATGCACGCCGCCATGGGCCACGGCTTCCTTGGGCATGCCGTAGACCACGCAGGAGGCCTCGTCCTGGGCCACGTTGTAGGCGCCGGCGTTGCGCATCTCCAGCATGCCGGCGGCGCCGTCCTTGCCCATGCCGGTCAGGATCACGCCCAGCGCGTTGGCGCCGGCATTGCGCGCCGCCGAGCGGAACAGCACATCCACCGCCGGGCGGTGGCGGTTGACCGGCGGGTTCTGGTCCAGCTCGGTCACATAGTTGGCGCCGCTGCGGCCCAGCGACAGGTGCATGTCGCCCGGGGCGATGTAGGCGTGGCCCGGCAGCACGCGCTCGCCGTGCACGGCCTCCTTGACGCGGATGCGGCACAGGCCGTCCAGCCGCTTGGCGAACGACGTGGTGAAGCCGGCCGGCATGTGCTGCACGATCAGGATGCCGGGACAGTCGGGCGGCATCTCCAGCAGGAAATCCTTGATGGCCTCGGTGCCGCCGGTGGACGCGCCGACGATGATCAGCTTCTCCGTCGACGAGAAATGGGTACGGGCCGGCGCCGGCACCGCCGCCGCGTCGTGCTCGGGACGCGCATGAGCAGCGTGGGCGGTATGGACGACATGCGCCGGCGACGCCGCGGCCGGGGCCGGGGCCGGCGACGCCGTGCGCGGACGCAGCCGGGCCCGGGCCGCCGCGCGGATCTTGTCGGCGATCTGGTCGGCGTATTCGTTCATGCCGTCGCGCATGCCCAGCTTGGGCTTGGCGACGAAATCGACCGCGCCCAGCTCCAGCGCGCGCAGCGTGGCCTCGGAGCCGCGCTCGGTCAGCGACGAGATCATCACCACCGGCGTCGGGCGCAGGCGCATGAGCTTTTCCAGGAAGTCGAGGCCGTCCATCTTCGGCATTTCGACATCGAGGGTCAGCACGTCAGGGTTGGTCTGCTTGATCAGGTCGCGCGCGATGATCGGGTCCGGCGCGACGCCGACCACCTCCATGTCCGGCTGGGCGTTGATGATCTCCTTCAGAATGCTGCGGATCAGTGCGGAATCGTCGATGCACAGCACCTGGATCTTGCGTTTTTCGTTCATATCGGGGGCAAGTACAGGGATTACGTAAACAGTTGCAGGCGCGAAGCCGGCTTGTCCGCGATGGACCTGGACAGCTTGCTCGCGTATTGCGCTTCGCTGTCCAGCTCGGCCGCCGACCCTTGCGAGCGCAGCTTGCGCACCATGATCTGGCCGGTGGACGGCACGAAATAGACCTTGCGCGGATGCACGTCGAAGAGATCCTTGGCCGCCACCGGCAGCCCTTCGCTGCGCAGGAATTCGAGCACGAACTTGCCGTTGCGCTCGCCCACGTCCAGCGTGCTCATGCCGGCCAGCACGGCCGCGCCGCCGAACACCTTGATCTCCAGGTGCTCGCGCCGGGCGCCGGCCCGGTACAGCTGGTTGAGCAGCACTTCCATGGCGTGCGTGCCGTAGCGCATCGACGGCGACAGGATCGACTCCGACTCGTTGCGCGAGGGCAGCATGAAATGGTTCATGCCGCCGATGCCGAGGAGCTTGTCGCGCACGCAGGCCGAGACGCACGAGCCGAGCACTGTCACCAGCATCAGGTCTTCGGTGGTGACGTAGTACTCGCCGGGCAGCACCTTCATGGCGCGGCGGCTGAAGGTGGTGTCGTAATAGGCGTGGGTGCTGGCGGCCGACTGCGCCAGCGTCGCCATGGCGCCGGCGGTCATGCCGCTG
It encodes the following:
- the cheY gene encoding chemotaxis response regulator CheY; its protein translation is MDKSQYRFLVVDDFPTMRRIVRNLLKELGFANVDEAEDGAAGLAKVKEGRFDFVISDWNMPNMDGLQMLQGIRADPNPGINKLPVLMVTAEAKKENIIAAAQAGANGYVVKPFTAATLDEKLGKIFEKIEKGA
- a CDS encoding protein-glutamate methylesterase/protein-glutamine glutaminase, which codes for MNEKRKIQVLCIDDSALIRSILKEIINAQPDMEVVGVAPDPIIARDLIKQTNPDVLTLDVEMPKMDGLDFLEKLMRLRPTPVVMISSLTERGSEATLRALELGAVDFVAKPKLGMRDGMNEYADQIADKIRAAARARLRPRTASPAPAPAAASPAHVVHTAHAAHARPEHDAAAVPAPARTHFSSTEKLIIVGASTGGTEAIKDFLLEMPPDCPGILIVQHMPAGFTTSFAKRLDGLCRIRVKEAVHGERVLPGHAYIAPGDMHLSLGRSGANYVTELDQNPPVNRHRPAVDVLFRSAARNAGANALGVILTGMGKDGAAGMLEMRNAGAYNVAQDEASCVVYGMPKEAVAHGGVHEILPLHQIGPHVLARLSAHGRVTRV
- the cheD gene encoding chemoreceptor glutamine deamidase CheD, whose product is MATLAQSAASTHAYYDTTFSRRAMKVLPGEYYVTTEDLMLVTVLGSCVSACVRDKLLGIGGMNHFMLPSRNESESILSPSMRYGTHAMEVLLNQLYRAGARREHLEIKVFGGAAVLAGMSTLDVGERNGKFVLEFLRSEGLPVAAKDLFDVHPRKVYFVPSTGQIMVRKLRSQGSAAELDSEAQYASKLSRSIADKPASRLQLFT